From the genome of Aquila chrysaetos chrysaetos chromosome 12, bAquChr1.4, whole genome shotgun sequence, one region includes:
- the ACOT11 gene encoding acyl-coenzyme A thioesterase 11 isoform X1, translating to MLSFFWLRCLLKMVKENIVVPEEILSFCCNGLQGSTSPPRAREPGEREEAPGAMASPSPTGNPTEVQMSQLVLPCHTNHRGELSTGQLLKWIDTAACLSAERHAGCPCVTASMDDIYFEHTISQPYINPPGQRDGRNGVCVGQVVNIKAKVNRAFNSSMEVGIQVSYEDLCSGKHRSICKAYATFVAQGPSGSKVKLKPLTPQTEEEKIEHSIAAERRRMRLVHKDTLKDLLTRSPRETELETRDGSAAVPAEKTRVESVELVLPPHANHQGNTFGGQIMAWMENVATIAASRLCHAHPTLRAIEMFHFRGPSQVGDRLVLKAIVNNAFKNSMEVGVCAEAYGQEMSVSRRHINSAFMTFVVLDQEGRPRTLPMVAPEPGDGVRRYREASARKKIRLDRKYVVSCKQTEVPLSVPWDQSNKVYLSYNNVSALKTLVAKANWALAREKEKVRMYTLEEDKFLSFRIEMSVCIAAGRAFSLLSDLRRRHEWDSHYASAELVQQVDDDDMIYHVVSQTLSHENKPQDFVILASRRKPCSKGDPYVVAFRSVTLPTHPASASFTRGETLCSGFCIWPESEETSKVAYYNQATPGYLNYVTTNVAGLSSNFCATFEACEKFLLKNKEDLIVRLQDL from the exons ATGCTCAGCTTCTTCTGGCTGAG GTGTCTCTTAAAAATGGTCAAGGAGAATATTGTAGTCCCTGAAGAGATCTTGAGCTTCTGTTGCAATGGCCTCCAG GGTTCGACCTCTCCGCCGCGTGCCCGGGAACCAGGGGAGCGGGAAGAGGCTCCGGGAGCCATGGCGAGCCCCTCGCCCACCGGCAACCCCACCGAGGTGCAGATGAGCCAACTGGTGCTGCCCTGCCACACCAACCACCGCGGCGAGCTCAGCACCGGCCAGCTGCTCAAGTGGATCGACACGGCCGCCTGCCTCTCCG ccGAGAGACACGCCGGCTGCCCATGTGTCACGGCTTCCATGGATGATATCTATTTTGAGCATACCATTAG CCAGCCATATATAAACCCTCCTGGGCAGCGGGACGGGAGGAACGGTGTCTG cgTCGGGCAAGTTGTCAACATCAAAGCCAAAGTGAACCGAGCCTTTAACTCCAGCATGGAG GTGGGCATCCAGGTGAGCTACGAGGACCTGTGCAGCGGGAAGCACCGCAGCATCTGCAAGGCGTACGCCACCTTCGTGGCGCAGGGCCCCTCCGGCAGCAAG GTGAAACTGAAGCCGCTGACCCCGCAGACGGAGGAGGAGAAGATAGAGCACAGCATCGCCGCCGAGCGCCGCCGCATGCGGCTGGTCCACAAGGACACCCTCAAGGACCTCCTCACCCGCAGCCCCCGTGAAACCG AGCTGGAGACGCGGGACGGCAGCGCGGCGGTGCCGGCGGAGAAGACGCGGGTGGAGAGCGTGGAGCTGGTGCTGCCCCCGCACGCCAACCATCAGGGCAACACCTTCGGTGGGCAGATCATGGCCTGGATGGAGAACGTGGCCACCATCGCAGCCAG ccgacTGTGCCATGCCCACCCCACGCTGCGGGCCATCGAGATGTTCCACTTTCGGGGACCATCGCAAGTCGGGGACCGCCTGGTGCTCAAAGCCATCGTCAACAACGCCTTCAAAAacag CATGGAGGTGGGGGTCTGCGCCGAGGCGTACGGCCAGGAGATGTCCGTCAGCCGAAGGCACATCAACAGCGCGTTCATGACCTTCGTGGTGCTGGACCAGGAGGGCCGGCCCCGCACCCTGCCCATGGTGGCACCCGAACCGGGG GATGGAGTGAGGAGGTACAGAGAAGCCagtgctaggaaaaaaattcgGCTGGACCG AAAATACGTCGTCTCCTGCAAACAGACCGAGGTGCCGCTCTCCGTGCCCTGGGACCAAAGCAACAAG GTTTATCTGAGCTACAACAACGTCTCTGCGCTGAAGACGCTCGTAGCCAAAGCCAACTGGGCACTCgccagggaaaaggaaaag GTGCGGATGTACACGCTGGAGGAGGACAAGTTCCTCTCCTTCCGCATCGAGATGTCGGTCTGCATCGCCGCCGGCCGAgccttctccctgctctccGACCTGCGGCGCCGGCACGAGTGGGACAGCCACTACGC GAGCGCCGAGCTCGTCCAGCAAGTAGATGATGACGACATGATCTACCACGTGGTGAGCCAGACGCTCAGCCACGAGAACAAGCCGCAGGACTTCGTCATCCTGGCGTCCCGACGGAAACCCTGCAGCAAGGG ggacccctACGTGGTGGCCTTTCGGTCGGTGACGCTGCCCACCCACCCCGCCAGCGCCAGCTTCACGCGGGGGGAGACGCTCTGCTCCGGCTTCTGCATTTGGCCGGAGTCGGAGGAGACGAGCAAG GTGGCTTACTACAACCAGGCTACGCCGGGGTACCTCAACTACGTCACCACCAACGTGGCGGGACTGTCCTCCAACTTCTGCGCCACCTTCGAAGCCTGCGAGAAGTTCCTGCTGAAGAACAAGGAGGACCTGATCGTGCGGCTGCAGGATCTCTAG
- the ACOT11 gene encoding acyl-coenzyme A thioesterase 11 isoform X2 has translation MLSFFWLRCLLKMVKENIVVPEEILSFCCNGLQGSTSPPRAREPGEREEAPGAMASPSPTGNPTEVQMSQLVLPCHTNHRGELSTGQLLKWIDTAACLSAERHAGCPCVTASMDDIYFEHTISVGQVVNIKAKVNRAFNSSMEVGIQVSYEDLCSGKHRSICKAYATFVAQGPSGSKVKLKPLTPQTEEEKIEHSIAAERRRMRLVHKDTLKDLLTRSPRETELETRDGSAAVPAEKTRVESVELVLPPHANHQGNTFGGQIMAWMENVATIAASRLCHAHPTLRAIEMFHFRGPSQVGDRLVLKAIVNNAFKNSMEVGVCAEAYGQEMSVSRRHINSAFMTFVVLDQEGRPRTLPMVAPEPGDGVRRYREASARKKIRLDRKYVVSCKQTEVPLSVPWDQSNKVYLSYNNVSALKTLVAKANWALAREKEKVRMYTLEEDKFLSFRIEMSVCIAAGRAFSLLSDLRRRHEWDSHYASAELVQQVDDDDMIYHVVSQTLSHENKPQDFVILASRRKPCSKGDPYVVAFRSVTLPTHPASASFTRGETLCSGFCIWPESEETSKVAYYNQATPGYLNYVTTNVAGLSSNFCATFEACEKFLLKNKEDLIVRLQDL, from the exons ATGCTCAGCTTCTTCTGGCTGAG GTGTCTCTTAAAAATGGTCAAGGAGAATATTGTAGTCCCTGAAGAGATCTTGAGCTTCTGTTGCAATGGCCTCCAG GGTTCGACCTCTCCGCCGCGTGCCCGGGAACCAGGGGAGCGGGAAGAGGCTCCGGGAGCCATGGCGAGCCCCTCGCCCACCGGCAACCCCACCGAGGTGCAGATGAGCCAACTGGTGCTGCCCTGCCACACCAACCACCGCGGCGAGCTCAGCACCGGCCAGCTGCTCAAGTGGATCGACACGGCCGCCTGCCTCTCCG ccGAGAGACACGCCGGCTGCCCATGTGTCACGGCTTCCATGGATGATATCTATTTTGAGCATACCATTAG cgTCGGGCAAGTTGTCAACATCAAAGCCAAAGTGAACCGAGCCTTTAACTCCAGCATGGAG GTGGGCATCCAGGTGAGCTACGAGGACCTGTGCAGCGGGAAGCACCGCAGCATCTGCAAGGCGTACGCCACCTTCGTGGCGCAGGGCCCCTCCGGCAGCAAG GTGAAACTGAAGCCGCTGACCCCGCAGACGGAGGAGGAGAAGATAGAGCACAGCATCGCCGCCGAGCGCCGCCGCATGCGGCTGGTCCACAAGGACACCCTCAAGGACCTCCTCACCCGCAGCCCCCGTGAAACCG AGCTGGAGACGCGGGACGGCAGCGCGGCGGTGCCGGCGGAGAAGACGCGGGTGGAGAGCGTGGAGCTGGTGCTGCCCCCGCACGCCAACCATCAGGGCAACACCTTCGGTGGGCAGATCATGGCCTGGATGGAGAACGTGGCCACCATCGCAGCCAG ccgacTGTGCCATGCCCACCCCACGCTGCGGGCCATCGAGATGTTCCACTTTCGGGGACCATCGCAAGTCGGGGACCGCCTGGTGCTCAAAGCCATCGTCAACAACGCCTTCAAAAacag CATGGAGGTGGGGGTCTGCGCCGAGGCGTACGGCCAGGAGATGTCCGTCAGCCGAAGGCACATCAACAGCGCGTTCATGACCTTCGTGGTGCTGGACCAGGAGGGCCGGCCCCGCACCCTGCCCATGGTGGCACCCGAACCGGGG GATGGAGTGAGGAGGTACAGAGAAGCCagtgctaggaaaaaaattcgGCTGGACCG AAAATACGTCGTCTCCTGCAAACAGACCGAGGTGCCGCTCTCCGTGCCCTGGGACCAAAGCAACAAG GTTTATCTGAGCTACAACAACGTCTCTGCGCTGAAGACGCTCGTAGCCAAAGCCAACTGGGCACTCgccagggaaaaggaaaag GTGCGGATGTACACGCTGGAGGAGGACAAGTTCCTCTCCTTCCGCATCGAGATGTCGGTCTGCATCGCCGCCGGCCGAgccttctccctgctctccGACCTGCGGCGCCGGCACGAGTGGGACAGCCACTACGC GAGCGCCGAGCTCGTCCAGCAAGTAGATGATGACGACATGATCTACCACGTGGTGAGCCAGACGCTCAGCCACGAGAACAAGCCGCAGGACTTCGTCATCCTGGCGTCCCGACGGAAACCCTGCAGCAAGGG ggacccctACGTGGTGGCCTTTCGGTCGGTGACGCTGCCCACCCACCCCGCCAGCGCCAGCTTCACGCGGGGGGAGACGCTCTGCTCCGGCTTCTGCATTTGGCCGGAGTCGGAGGAGACGAGCAAG GTGGCTTACTACAACCAGGCTACGCCGGGGTACCTCAACTACGTCACCACCAACGTGGCGGGACTGTCCTCCAACTTCTGCGCCACCTTCGAAGCCTGCGAGAAGTTCCTGCTGAAGAACAAGGAGGACCTGATCGTGCGGCTGCAGGATCTCTAG
- the ACOT11 gene encoding acyl-coenzyme A thioesterase 11 isoform X4 gives MASPSPTGNPTEVQMSQLVLPCHTNHRGELSTGQLLKWIDTAACLSAERHAGCPCVTASMDDIYFEHTISVGQVVNIKAKVNRAFNSSMEVGIQVSYEDLCSGKHRSICKAYATFVAQGPSGSKVKLKPLTPQTEEEKIEHSIAAERRRMRLVHKDTLKDLLTRSPRETELETRDGSAAVPAEKTRVESVELVLPPHANHQGNTFGGQIMAWMENVATIAASRLCHAHPTLRAIEMFHFRGPSQVGDRLVLKAIVNNAFKNSMEVGVCAEAYGQEMSVSRRHINSAFMTFVVLDQEGRPRTLPMVAPEPGDGVRRYREASARKKIRLDRKYVVSCKQTEVPLSVPWDQSNKVYLSYNNVSALKTLVAKANWALAREKEKVRMYTLEEDKFLSFRIEMSVCIAAGRAFSLLSDLRRRHEWDSHYASAELVQQVDDDDMIYHVVSQTLSHENKPQDFVILASRRKPCSKGDPYVVAFRSVTLPTHPASASFTRGETLCSGFCIWPESEETSKVAYYNQATPGYLNYVTTNVAGLSSNFCATFEACEKFLLKNKEDLIVRLQDL, from the exons ATGGCGAGCCCCTCGCCCACCGGCAACCCCACCGAGGTGCAGATGAGCCAACTGGTGCTGCCCTGCCACACCAACCACCGCGGCGAGCTCAGCACCGGCCAGCTGCTCAAGTGGATCGACACGGCCGCCTGCCTCTCCG ccGAGAGACACGCCGGCTGCCCATGTGTCACGGCTTCCATGGATGATATCTATTTTGAGCATACCATTAG cgTCGGGCAAGTTGTCAACATCAAAGCCAAAGTGAACCGAGCCTTTAACTCCAGCATGGAG GTGGGCATCCAGGTGAGCTACGAGGACCTGTGCAGCGGGAAGCACCGCAGCATCTGCAAGGCGTACGCCACCTTCGTGGCGCAGGGCCCCTCCGGCAGCAAG GTGAAACTGAAGCCGCTGACCCCGCAGACGGAGGAGGAGAAGATAGAGCACAGCATCGCCGCCGAGCGCCGCCGCATGCGGCTGGTCCACAAGGACACCCTCAAGGACCTCCTCACCCGCAGCCCCCGTGAAACCG AGCTGGAGACGCGGGACGGCAGCGCGGCGGTGCCGGCGGAGAAGACGCGGGTGGAGAGCGTGGAGCTGGTGCTGCCCCCGCACGCCAACCATCAGGGCAACACCTTCGGTGGGCAGATCATGGCCTGGATGGAGAACGTGGCCACCATCGCAGCCAG ccgacTGTGCCATGCCCACCCCACGCTGCGGGCCATCGAGATGTTCCACTTTCGGGGACCATCGCAAGTCGGGGACCGCCTGGTGCTCAAAGCCATCGTCAACAACGCCTTCAAAAacag CATGGAGGTGGGGGTCTGCGCCGAGGCGTACGGCCAGGAGATGTCCGTCAGCCGAAGGCACATCAACAGCGCGTTCATGACCTTCGTGGTGCTGGACCAGGAGGGCCGGCCCCGCACCCTGCCCATGGTGGCACCCGAACCGGGG GATGGAGTGAGGAGGTACAGAGAAGCCagtgctaggaaaaaaattcgGCTGGACCG AAAATACGTCGTCTCCTGCAAACAGACCGAGGTGCCGCTCTCCGTGCCCTGGGACCAAAGCAACAAG GTTTATCTGAGCTACAACAACGTCTCTGCGCTGAAGACGCTCGTAGCCAAAGCCAACTGGGCACTCgccagggaaaaggaaaag GTGCGGATGTACACGCTGGAGGAGGACAAGTTCCTCTCCTTCCGCATCGAGATGTCGGTCTGCATCGCCGCCGGCCGAgccttctccctgctctccGACCTGCGGCGCCGGCACGAGTGGGACAGCCACTACGC GAGCGCCGAGCTCGTCCAGCAAGTAGATGATGACGACATGATCTACCACGTGGTGAGCCAGACGCTCAGCCACGAGAACAAGCCGCAGGACTTCGTCATCCTGGCGTCCCGACGGAAACCCTGCAGCAAGGG ggacccctACGTGGTGGCCTTTCGGTCGGTGACGCTGCCCACCCACCCCGCCAGCGCCAGCTTCACGCGGGGGGAGACGCTCTGCTCCGGCTTCTGCATTTGGCCGGAGTCGGAGGAGACGAGCAAG GTGGCTTACTACAACCAGGCTACGCCGGGGTACCTCAACTACGTCACCACCAACGTGGCGGGACTGTCCTCCAACTTCTGCGCCACCTTCGAAGCCTGCGAGAAGTTCCTGCTGAAGAACAAGGAGGACCTGATCGTGCGGCTGCAGGATCTCTAG
- the ACOT11 gene encoding acyl-coenzyme A thioesterase 11 isoform X3, whose amino-acid sequence MASPSPTGNPTEVQMSQLVLPCHTNHRGELSTGQLLKWIDTAACLSAERHAGCPCVTASMDDIYFEHTISQPYINPPGQRDGRNGVCVGQVVNIKAKVNRAFNSSMEVGIQVSYEDLCSGKHRSICKAYATFVAQGPSGSKVKLKPLTPQTEEEKIEHSIAAERRRMRLVHKDTLKDLLTRSPRETELETRDGSAAVPAEKTRVESVELVLPPHANHQGNTFGGQIMAWMENVATIAASRLCHAHPTLRAIEMFHFRGPSQVGDRLVLKAIVNNAFKNSMEVGVCAEAYGQEMSVSRRHINSAFMTFVVLDQEGRPRTLPMVAPEPGDGVRRYREASARKKIRLDRKYVVSCKQTEVPLSVPWDQSNKVYLSYNNVSALKTLVAKANWALAREKEKVRMYTLEEDKFLSFRIEMSVCIAAGRAFSLLSDLRRRHEWDSHYASAELVQQVDDDDMIYHVVSQTLSHENKPQDFVILASRRKPCSKGDPYVVAFRSVTLPTHPASASFTRGETLCSGFCIWPESEETSKVAYYNQATPGYLNYVTTNVAGLSSNFCATFEACEKFLLKNKEDLIVRLQDL is encoded by the exons ATGGCGAGCCCCTCGCCCACCGGCAACCCCACCGAGGTGCAGATGAGCCAACTGGTGCTGCCCTGCCACACCAACCACCGCGGCGAGCTCAGCACCGGCCAGCTGCTCAAGTGGATCGACACGGCCGCCTGCCTCTCCG ccGAGAGACACGCCGGCTGCCCATGTGTCACGGCTTCCATGGATGATATCTATTTTGAGCATACCATTAG CCAGCCATATATAAACCCTCCTGGGCAGCGGGACGGGAGGAACGGTGTCTG cgTCGGGCAAGTTGTCAACATCAAAGCCAAAGTGAACCGAGCCTTTAACTCCAGCATGGAG GTGGGCATCCAGGTGAGCTACGAGGACCTGTGCAGCGGGAAGCACCGCAGCATCTGCAAGGCGTACGCCACCTTCGTGGCGCAGGGCCCCTCCGGCAGCAAG GTGAAACTGAAGCCGCTGACCCCGCAGACGGAGGAGGAGAAGATAGAGCACAGCATCGCCGCCGAGCGCCGCCGCATGCGGCTGGTCCACAAGGACACCCTCAAGGACCTCCTCACCCGCAGCCCCCGTGAAACCG AGCTGGAGACGCGGGACGGCAGCGCGGCGGTGCCGGCGGAGAAGACGCGGGTGGAGAGCGTGGAGCTGGTGCTGCCCCCGCACGCCAACCATCAGGGCAACACCTTCGGTGGGCAGATCATGGCCTGGATGGAGAACGTGGCCACCATCGCAGCCAG ccgacTGTGCCATGCCCACCCCACGCTGCGGGCCATCGAGATGTTCCACTTTCGGGGACCATCGCAAGTCGGGGACCGCCTGGTGCTCAAAGCCATCGTCAACAACGCCTTCAAAAacag CATGGAGGTGGGGGTCTGCGCCGAGGCGTACGGCCAGGAGATGTCCGTCAGCCGAAGGCACATCAACAGCGCGTTCATGACCTTCGTGGTGCTGGACCAGGAGGGCCGGCCCCGCACCCTGCCCATGGTGGCACCCGAACCGGGG GATGGAGTGAGGAGGTACAGAGAAGCCagtgctaggaaaaaaattcgGCTGGACCG AAAATACGTCGTCTCCTGCAAACAGACCGAGGTGCCGCTCTCCGTGCCCTGGGACCAAAGCAACAAG GTTTATCTGAGCTACAACAACGTCTCTGCGCTGAAGACGCTCGTAGCCAAAGCCAACTGGGCACTCgccagggaaaaggaaaag GTGCGGATGTACACGCTGGAGGAGGACAAGTTCCTCTCCTTCCGCATCGAGATGTCGGTCTGCATCGCCGCCGGCCGAgccttctccctgctctccGACCTGCGGCGCCGGCACGAGTGGGACAGCCACTACGC GAGCGCCGAGCTCGTCCAGCAAGTAGATGATGACGACATGATCTACCACGTGGTGAGCCAGACGCTCAGCCACGAGAACAAGCCGCAGGACTTCGTCATCCTGGCGTCCCGACGGAAACCCTGCAGCAAGGG ggacccctACGTGGTGGCCTTTCGGTCGGTGACGCTGCCCACCCACCCCGCCAGCGCCAGCTTCACGCGGGGGGAGACGCTCTGCTCCGGCTTCTGCATTTGGCCGGAGTCGGAGGAGACGAGCAAG GTGGCTTACTACAACCAGGCTACGCCGGGGTACCTCAACTACGTCACCACCAACGTGGCGGGACTGTCCTCCAACTTCTGCGCCACCTTCGAAGCCTGCGAGAAGTTCCTGCTGAAGAACAAGGAGGACCTGATCGTGCGGCTGCAGGATCTCTAG
- the TMEM205 gene encoding transmembrane protein 205: MPTDTEPSNTIKLLHLVFLSTSWGMQIWVTFVSGFVMGSCLPRHTYGFIRRELFPYYCHISSACAFLNLTLFAMYHPSELLSDEQTTQIIAFFVCVAASVLNTQWFGQVTSDIAADMHLVERSHGLGQEVGLFTSKSCRRLRASNPSYRQLSRQLTLYRALSSLCNLCCIACNGLSLYYLAAHLSAL; encoded by the exons ATGCCGACCGACACAGAGCCCTCTAACACCATCAAACTGCTGCACCTGGTTTTCCTCTCCACCTCCTGGGGAATGCAGATCTGGGTAACCTTCGTGTCTG GGTTCGTGATGGGCAGCTGCCTCCCTCGCCACACCTACGGCTTCATCCGGCGCGAGCTCTTCCCCTACTACTGCCACATCAGCTCCGCTTGCGCCTTCCTCAACCTGACTCTATTTGCCATGTACCACCCCAGCGAGCTGCTCAGCGACGAGCAAACGACCCAG ATCATCGCCTTCTTCGTTTGCGTCGCTGCCTCCGTGCTGAACACGCAGTGGTTCGGGCAGGTCACCTCCGACATCGCGGCAGACATGCACCTCGTCGAGCGCAGCCACGGCCTCGGCCAGGAGGTCGGACTGTTTACCAGCAAGTCCTGCAGGCGGCTGCGCGCCTCCAACCCCAGCTACAGGCAGCTCTCCCGGCAGCTCACCCTCTACCGCGCTCTGTCCTCCCTCTGCAACCTCTGCTGCATCGCGTGTAACGGCTTGAGCTTGTACTACCTGGCTGCCCACCTCTCTGCCCTGTGA